The following are encoded in a window of Microcaecilia unicolor chromosome 14, aMicUni1.1, whole genome shotgun sequence genomic DNA:
- the PLEKHG6 gene encoding pleckstrin homology domain-containing family G member 6, with product MGQNISPDPFSSGSDKTEELKKKLAFYSMFGLPRLSRDLRMFWEIREGNETSIRLESSWRDIVKGHEVRNFGSSHQQEAIWELLCTELSYMKKLRIITDLFICGLLNLHSSGFLNEVLPEHIFGNIPEIIRVHRRFWQEVMSPALEHVRRTGQKFNPLSFKEGFQAFSGHFDPYVIYCLEVKKKMEFVRLHFCENEFFKIFVLWIQKHKQSHRQLLNDMLMKPHQRITKYPLLLKAILKRTEDIQSRDALTSMISSVEKFLQYINGQMQHGEDYEKLLFTLGRIGSYEVLESASEEIEKNLKPFSRLDLTGPMSGAGPQCVRCLLKEGPLKMKEGKEGKLDVHCFLFIDVLLITKMQKKSELCKIIRSPLLTERIVCHGLRDPNSFLLIYLNEFCCASAALSFQCSSPSSCKDWIQKIRHSQDTLKKLKTEESLKHEKEVRALYMSPNPQSHPSLSSSPALSHRSNDPALDMGSLSEFSTVLPQLVITDDATAPDLEDELSDIGFRRTDKSSSSSLEDLPKDEGHKYGTQIHGNQVLFSWVADLENTSPRGFLCPELQHQRRYQLGSKQEPRMALSALDLRSLHISDSSSELTAVSPHDSLLTGHPFRSMPDMGSYIELQGTSPFSDTEEESLDSGSTDHLPISIFPRCSLVVETLQRAEIMERQWRTLSTKDGSECTSHLSDVEGWVRRTSGEEDLGQETLEEHPLSNLPLINHGKEEEPVLPSRDTLRVKNGSGIPAHIRNVSLSQSPPSSESLWTNLQHTEMPQIHAERYEGPLSQSFLTIQLESDPNERHFPRTLKEDTILIKDRVGDASSMLVPFREGISNTTTGGPLTNRKLTRKELRRIRSIHLKCTTSVS from the exons aTGGGGCAGAATATCAGTCCTGATCCTTTCTCatctggg TCAGATAAAACAGAGGAACTGAAGAAGAAACTTGCCTTTTATAGCATGTTTGGACTCCCACGGCTTTCCCGTGACCTGCGAATGTTCTGGGAAATTCGTGAGGGGAATGAGACCAGCATCCGGCTGGAGAGTTCCTGGAGGGACATTGTCAAGGGACATGAGGTAAGGAACTTTG GAAGCTCTCATCAGCAGGAGGCGATATGGGAACTGCTGTGTACAGAGCTGTCATACATGAAAAAACTCCGGATAATCACGGAT cTCTTCATCTGCGGACTCTTAAACCTGCACAGTTCGGGCTTTCTGAATGAG GTGCTTCCTGAACATATCTTTGGTAACATCCCAGAGATAATCCGAGTGCACCGCAGGTTCTGGCAGGAAGTAATGTCACCAGCACTGGAACATGTCCGCAGGACTGGGCAGAAGTTTAATCCACTGAGCTTCAAGGAAGGGTTTCAAGCG TTTTCAGGTCACTTTGATCCCTATGTCATTTACTGCCTGGAGGTGAAGAAGAAGATGGAATTTGTGCGTCTCCATTTTTGTGAGAATGAATTCTTTAAGATCTTTGTATTA TGGATTCAGAAACACAAACAGTCTCATCGACAGTTGCTTAATGACATGCTGATGAAACCTCACCAGCGAATCACCAAATACCCCCTCCTATTGAAAGCTATCCTGAAACGAACTGAAGACATCCAGAGCCGTGATGCTCTCACCAGCATG ATCAGCTCAGTGGAGAAGTTCTTGCAGTACATTAATGGTCAGATGCAGCATGGGGAAGATTATGAGAAGCTGTTATTCACTCTGGGACGAATCGGATCATATGAGGTTCTAGAATCAGCATCGGAGGAAATTGAGAAG AACTTGAAACCATTCTCCAGACTGGATCTGACTGGACCCATGTCAGGGGCTGGACCACAGTGCGTTCGCTGTTTATTGAAGGAGGGACCCCTGAAAATGAAGGAGGGCAAAGAGGGAAAG CTCGATGTTCATTGTTTCTTATTCATTGACGTGTTGCTGATAACTAAGATGCAGAAGAAGTCCGAGCTCTGCAAAATAATCCGTTCCCCACTTCTGACAGAGAGAATTGTGTGCCATGGGCTGCGGGATCCCA ATTCTTTCCTCCTCATTTACTTGAATGAGTTTTGCTGTGCATCGGCTGCTCTCAGCTTTCAGTGTTCCAGCCCTTCCAGCTGTAAGGATTGGATACAGAAAATCAGACACTCACAG GACACCCTGAAAAAGCTGAAAACTGAAGAGTCTCTAAAACATGAGAAAGAAGTTCGAGCTCTTTACATGTCTCCGAATCCCCAGAGTCACCCATCACTATCTAGTTCTCCTGCCTTGTCTCATCGAAGCAATGACCCTGCACTGGACATGGGAAG TCTTTCTGAGTTTTCTACAGTGTTGCCACAGCTGGTAATTACAGATGATGCCACTGCCCCAGACCTAGAAGATGAACTTTCAGACATTGGTTTTAGAAGAACAgacaaaagcagcagcagcagcttggaGGATCTGCCCAAAGATGAGGGGCACAAATATGGGACTCAGATCCATGGAAACCAGGTTCTTTTCTCATGGGTTGCTGATCTGGAAAACACCTCTCCTAGGGGTTTCTTGTGCCCGGAGCTTCAGCACCAGAGAAGATATCAACTAGGGTCAAAGCAAGAACCCCGGATGGCCCTGTCTGCCTTAGACCTGAGGTCCTTGCATATATCTGACTCTTCCAGCGAGCTGACAGCAGTCTCTCCTCATGATTCGCTACTCACTGGTCATCCATTCAGAAGCATGCCGGATATGGGGTCCTATATCGAGCTCCAAGGGACATCTCCTTTCTCCGATACTGAGGAAGAAAGCCTGGATTCTGGCTCCACAGATCACTTACCAATCTCCATTTTTCCCAGGTGCAGTTTGGTGGTGGAGACATTGCAGAGGGCAGAAATCATGGAAAGGCAGTGGAGAACGTTATCTACTAAAGACGGTAGCGAATGCACCTCACATCTCTCTGATGTGGAAGGGTGGGTCCGCAGAACATCTGGTGAGGAAGATTTGGGCCAGGAGACCCTGGAAGAGCACCCTCTTTCTAATTTGCCATTGATcaatcatgggaaggaggaagAACCAGTGCTACCCAGCAGAGACACTCTGAGAGTCAAAAATGGTTCTGGGATCCCTGCCCACATCAGGAATGTGTCTCTATCCCAGAGTCCTCCATCTTCTGAGAGTCTCTGGACAAATCTGCAGCACACTGAGATGCCTCAAATACATGCAGAGAGGTATGAAGGACCCCTCTCGCAGTCATTCCTGACAATCCAGCTAGAATCAGATCCTAATGAGAGACACTTTCCAAGGACCCTTAAAGAGGACACTATCCTGATAAAGGACAGAGTGGGGGATGCTAGCTCTATGCTTGTCCCTTTCCGGGAGGGAATAAGTAATACCACAACTGGTGGTCCATTAACAAATCGTAAACTGACACGAAAGGAGCTTCGACGAATCAGAAGCATTCACCTGAAATGCACTACCTCAGTCTCGTAA